The Vulpes vulpes isolate BD-2025 chromosome 8, VulVul3, whole genome shotgun sequence genome has a window encoding:
- the LELP1 gene encoding late cornified envelope-like proline-rich protein 1 has product MSSDDNNKSSEPKNEPKNCDPRCEHKCEAKCQPSCLKKLLQRCSEKYPREKCPAPPKCPPCPPPCPSPCPTSCPPKPCAKPCPPKCPSPCPPPE; this is encoded by the coding sequence atgTCGAGTGATGATAACAATAAATCCAGTGAACCCAAGAATGAGCCCAAGAATTGTGATCCCAGATGTGAACACAAGTGTGAAGCCAAATGCCAGCCCAGCTGTTTAAAGAAGCTGCTGCAAAGGTGCTCTGAAAAGTACCCACGAGAAAAGTGCCCAGCACCACCAAAGTGCCCACCGTGCCCCCCACCATGCCCTTCTCCATGCCCGACTTCCTGCCCCCCCAAGCCCTGTGCCAAGCCCTGTCCTCCTAAatgcccatctccctgcccacccccagagTGA
- the PRR9 gene encoding proline-rich protein 9 has protein sequence MSFNEQQCKQPCVPPPCLQKTQEQCQAKAEEVCLPSCQDPCQEKCPVQVQEVCLPQCQELNQESCPQQVQDQFPPQCIEPYQELSQTKCVEVCPQKVQEKCLSLSKGK, from the coding sequence ATGTCATTTAATGAACAACAGTGCAAGCAGCCATGTGTGCCTCCTCCATGTCTTCAAAAGACCCAAGAGCAATGCCAGGCAAAGGCTGAGGAGGTATGCCTCCCTTCATGCCAGGATCCCTGCCAAGAGAAGTGCCCAGTGCAAGTTCAGGAGGTGTGTCTTCCTCAGTGCCAGGAATTAAACCAAGAGAGTTGCCCACAGCAAGTCCAAGACCAATTCCCACCTCAGTGTATAGAGCCATACCAGGAGCTATCTCAGACAAAATGTGTGGAAGTTTGTCCACAGAAAGTTCAAGAAAAGTGCTTATCCCTCAGCAAGGGAAAGTAG